One Polycladomyces zharkentensis genomic region harbors:
- a CDS encoding GNAT family N-acetyltransferase produces the protein MIDNIVIRDATIDDLPAIVDIYNSTVSGRMATADTEPVTVQSKEQWFYEHSPHFRPLWVAEHEGKIRGWLSFQSFYGRPAYHATAEVSIYIHPESRKKGLGTHLLGKAIAECPRLKIKTLLGFIFGQNEPSRKLFERFRFETWGHLPSVAELDGIERDLVIVGKRVTP, from the coding sequence ATGATTGACAATATTGTAATCCGGGACGCCACCATCGATGATTTGCCGGCCATCGTCGACATTTACAATTCCACGGTGAGCGGACGAATGGCAACGGCAGACACTGAACCGGTCACCGTGCAAAGCAAGGAACAATGGTTTTACGAACATTCTCCACACTTCAGGCCGCTTTGGGTTGCAGAACATGAAGGAAAAATACGCGGCTGGTTGAGTTTTCAATCGTTTTACGGCAGGCCGGCTTACCATGCTACCGCCGAAGTGAGTATCTACATCCATCCGGAAAGCAGAAAAAAGGGATTGGGCACTCATTTGCTGGGAAAGGCGATTGCGGAGTGTCCGCGGCTGAAAATCAAGACATTGCTCGGTTTCATCTTTGGGCAAAATGAACCCAGCCGGAAGCTGTTTGAACGGTTCAGATTTGAAACATGGGGCCATCTCCCATCTGTCGCCGAACTGGACGGAATCGAACGGGATTTAGTGATTGTCGGGAAAAGAGTGACCCCTTGA
- a CDS encoding sensor histidine kinase, with product MKTIKDRLRLLFSPQSLRLQLLSRSLMILAAILLMIGTLQYVLMEQFLYRSVTINIQSQIHAIRPDFWLDLESNPYEKFRHTLLSSPDTTVVFVDTNGNMREWSWDSHDGAAPKFSIEEYLRLMTQIRPEPNYQVVENDRGVQQLVVFQPIRFQGRLLGIVQVSTSTGPLKEILVRQLITFISLATLALVIGLIVFLPILRRTLIPLSKMVNTVEQINAGNLNERLPVNQGQLEIDRLAVSFNRMLERLESAFAAEKDAKEQMRRFIADASHELRTPLTSIHGFLEVLLRGDAAAKPEQLQKALVSMYNESERLTKLVQDLLLLARLDRKPTVQMEEGLLDEVLREMEPQLRLLAGQRSVHFSVQPDVRTTFDRDRIKQVILNLFQNAVQHTDPNHGKIHVSLERVPEGAMLSVQDNGPGIPEEHLPHLFERFYRIDTSRTRKSGGAGLGLAITKSIVEIHGGRVQVESKPGEGSRFSVFLPADHRQRETTIQEKPGRLP from the coding sequence ATGAAAACCATCAAAGATCGGCTCCGACTGCTCTTTTCCCCCCAATCCCTCCGGCTTCAGCTTCTGTCGCGTTCTCTCATGATTCTGGCCGCCATCCTGTTGATGATTGGCACGCTTCAATATGTATTGATGGAACAGTTTCTGTATCGCAGTGTCACAATCAATATCCAAAGTCAAATTCACGCCATTCGACCCGACTTCTGGCTGGATCTTGAAAGCAATCCTTATGAGAAGTTCCGTCATACCTTGCTTTCTTCTCCCGATACCACCGTTGTTTTTGTGGACACCAACGGCAATATGCGTGAATGGTCATGGGATTCCCATGACGGAGCAGCTCCGAAGTTTTCAATCGAGGAATATTTGCGCCTGATGACTCAAATCCGGCCGGAACCGAATTATCAAGTCGTGGAAAATGATCGCGGGGTGCAACAACTGGTTGTGTTCCAGCCGATCAGATTTCAAGGTCGTTTACTGGGAATCGTTCAAGTGAGCACAAGTACAGGTCCTCTCAAAGAAATCCTCGTCCGCCAACTGATCACCTTTATATCGTTGGCCACGTTGGCTTTGGTCATCGGACTGATCGTGTTTCTGCCGATATTGCGCCGGACCTTGATTCCGTTATCAAAAATGGTGAATACCGTCGAACAGATCAATGCCGGCAATTTGAACGAACGGCTGCCTGTGAACCAAGGCCAATTGGAGATTGACCGACTGGCTGTCTCCTTCAACCGGATGCTGGAAAGATTGGAATCCGCTTTTGCCGCGGAAAAAGACGCAAAAGAGCAAATGCGCCGCTTTATCGCGGACGCTTCGCATGAACTTCGAACACCATTGACATCCATTCACGGTTTTTTGGAAGTGTTGCTTCGTGGCGATGCGGCTGCAAAACCCGAACAGCTTCAAAAAGCATTGGTCAGTATGTATAACGAATCAGAGAGGCTGACCAAGCTGGTACAGGACCTTTTGCTGCTGGCCCGGTTGGATCGCAAGCCGACTGTTCAAATGGAAGAAGGATTGCTGGATGAAGTATTGCGTGAAATGGAACCGCAACTTCGCCTGCTCGCAGGACAGAGGAGTGTTCATTTTTCCGTTCAACCCGATGTGCGAACCACTTTCGATCGGGATCGAATCAAACAAGTCATCTTGAATCTGTTCCAAAATGCCGTCCAGCACACTGACCCGAATCACGGTAAGATCCATGTTTCTTTGGAACGGGTACCTGAAGGCGCCATGCTCAGCGTTCAGGATAACGGTCCCGGAATCCCTGAAGAGCATCTGCCGCATCTGTTTGAACGCTTTTACCGGATCGACACCTCCCGCACACGGAAATCCGGCGGAGCGGGACTGGGACTTGCCATTACGAAATCGATTGTGGAGATTCACGGTGGCAGGGTACAGGTGGAAAGCAAACCGGGAGAAGGATCACGGTTTTCGGTCTTTCTGCCCGCGGACCATCGGCAGAGAGAGACAACCATTCAAGAAAAACCCGGCAGGCTCCCCTGA
- a CDS encoding response regulator transcription factor, with amino-acid sequence MPHLKGVKILLVDDEPNILSFLELGLQNEGFEVKTATDGITAVTLAKQFKPHIVILDVMMPGMDGFEVCRILKKTENMAVIMLTAKEEVEDRVKGLTIGADDYMIKPFSFEELLARIHARIRNHFPHLWGEVTIGPFRIDDRRKEISYHDRILELSPTEYEMLKFFVLNHGLVLSKAKILDHVWGYDFGGEDNIVEVYIRSLRQKLNDREHRLIRTLRGVGYRMDLG; translated from the coding sequence ATGCCTCATTTAAAAGGTGTGAAAATATTGCTGGTGGATGATGAGCCCAATATTTTGAGCTTCTTGGAACTGGGGCTGCAAAATGAGGGCTTTGAAGTAAAGACAGCTACGGACGGCATCACGGCTGTAACGCTTGCCAAGCAATTCAAACCGCATATCGTCATCCTGGATGTGATGATGCCCGGAATGGACGGATTTGAAGTTTGCCGTATCCTGAAAAAAACGGAGAATATGGCCGTGATCATGTTGACGGCAAAAGAAGAAGTGGAAGACCGGGTGAAAGGGTTGACCATCGGGGCCGATGATTATATGATCAAACCTTTTAGCTTTGAGGAATTGTTGGCCCGCATTCATGCCAGAATTCGCAACCACTTCCCCCATTTGTGGGGTGAGGTGACGATCGGTCCTTTCCGGATTGATGATCGCCGCAAGGAAATCAGCTATCACGACCGGATTCTCGAACTTTCGCCGACCGAATATGAGATGCTCAAATTTTTCGTTTTAAACCACGGCCTGGTGCTGAGCAAAGCGAAGATTTTGGATCATGTGTGGGGTTATGATTTTGGAGGGGAAGACAACATTGTGGAAGTGTATATCCGCTCGTTGCGACAGAAGCTGAATGATCGTGAGCATCGTCTGATCCGGACGCTGCGCGGAGTCGGATATCGGATGGATTTGGGATGA
- a CDS encoding glycosyltransferase family 2 protein, whose product MEASVKYSVVIPVYNEEEVLDACYRRVKDVMEQTGEAYEIIFVNDGSYDSTPQKLENLALLDRHVKWIDFSRNFGHQIAITAGMDAAAGEAVIVMDADLQDPPELILEMISKWKEGYDVVYAKRQKRQGETWFKKVTAALFYRLLQKLTDLEIPLDTGDFRLIDRKVCDVLKTLKEKNRFVRGIVTWVGFRQTAVEYVRDPRYAGETKYPLKKMLKLSIDAITSFSYKPLMIASYVGFALSSISFLYLLYVLYLRLFGHATVAGWASTVSIMLFFNGITLMMLGVMGQYIGRIYDESRNRPLYVVRRTMGFGRGQQKVTAEDLDQMPKEGVKQ is encoded by the coding sequence ATGGAAGCCAGTGTGAAATACTCCGTGGTGATTCCGGTATACAACGAAGAAGAGGTATTGGATGCTTGCTACCGGCGGGTCAAAGACGTCATGGAGCAAACCGGGGAAGCGTATGAAATCATTTTTGTCAATGATGGCAGTTATGATTCCACACCGCAAAAATTGGAAAATCTAGCCTTGCTGGATCGTCATGTCAAGTGGATCGACTTTTCCCGGAATTTCGGCCATCAGATTGCCATCACCGCGGGAATGGATGCCGCTGCGGGAGAGGCTGTCATTGTCATGGATGCTGATTTACAGGACCCCCCGGAGCTGATTTTGGAGATGATCAGCAAATGGAAGGAAGGGTACGACGTTGTTTATGCAAAACGGCAAAAAAGGCAGGGTGAGACTTGGTTTAAAAAAGTAACGGCTGCCCTTTTCTATCGCTTGCTGCAAAAACTGACCGATCTGGAGATTCCCCTGGACACGGGCGATTTCAGATTGATTGACCGCAAAGTTTGTGACGTATTGAAAACGTTGAAAGAGAAAAACCGTTTTGTTCGCGGAATCGTCACTTGGGTTGGTTTCCGGCAGACGGCTGTTGAGTACGTGAGAGACCCCCGCTATGCGGGAGAAACAAAGTACCCGCTGAAGAAAATGTTGAAGTTGTCGATTGATGCCATTACGTCATTCTCATACAAACCGCTGATGATCGCATCCTATGTGGGGTTTGCGTTGTCCAGCATCAGTTTTTTGTACTTGCTCTATGTACTGTACTTGCGGTTGTTTGGCCATGCCACGGTCGCCGGATGGGCATCCACCGTATCGATCATGTTGTTTTTTAACGGGATTACCCTGATGATGCTGGGCGTAATGGGACAGTATATCGGCAGAATTTATGATGAGTCCCGGAATCGGCCGCTGTATGTCGTGAGGCGGACCATGGGATTTGGAAGGGGACAACAGAAAGTGACGGCGGAAGACCTGGACCAGATGCCGAAAGAGGGGGTAAAACAATGA
- the galU gene encoding UTP--glucose-1-phosphate uridylyltransferase GalU: protein MRVRKAIIPAAGLGTRFLPATKAQPKEMLPIIDTPAIQYIVEEAIESGIESIMIVTGKHKRSIEDHFDKSFELESYLEERGKMEQLKVVQRISNMVDIHYIRQKEPLGLGHAILCAEHFVENEPFAVLLGDDILVSSPPCLRRMMDVYEQAQTPVIALQQVPDDEVDRYGIISPAAMNTFDRCANRLWQIQGLVEKPGRDQAPSNLAVIGRYILEPSIFPLLEKAVPGKGGEIQLTDALNAISRNQLILGLEFEGKRYDVGDKLGYIQATIEFALKRKDLKDDVMMYLQSLRHDIAG from the coding sequence ATGAGAGTAAGGAAAGCCATCATTCCCGCGGCGGGGTTGGGAACTCGTTTTTTGCCTGCCACCAAGGCACAACCGAAAGAAATGTTGCCCATCATCGACACGCCGGCGATTCAATATATCGTAGAGGAAGCGATCGAATCAGGTATCGAAAGCATCATGATTGTGACGGGGAAACACAAACGCTCCATCGAGGACCATTTTGACAAATCCTTCGAATTGGAAAGCTATTTGGAGGAACGGGGAAAGATGGAGCAGTTGAAGGTGGTCCAACGGATTTCCAACATGGTCGACATTCACTATATCCGGCAAAAGGAACCGTTGGGACTCGGACATGCGATACTCTGTGCCGAGCACTTTGTGGAAAATGAACCGTTTGCCGTTTTGCTGGGGGATGATATCCTGGTTTCTTCTCCTCCCTGCTTGCGAAGGATGATGGATGTTTACGAACAAGCCCAAACGCCTGTCATCGCCTTGCAACAAGTTCCTGACGATGAAGTGGACAGATACGGGATTATTTCTCCCGCCGCCATGAATACGTTTGACCGTTGCGCAAACCGATTGTGGCAAATTCAAGGACTTGTCGAAAAGCCGGGACGGGATCAGGCGCCATCCAATTTGGCCGTTATCGGAAGATATATTTTGGAACCGTCCATCTTTCCGTTATTGGAGAAGGCAGTTCCGGGCAAAGGAGGGGAAATCCAGCTGACTGACGCGCTCAACGCGATCAGTCGAAACCAACTGATTTTGGGATTGGAGTTTGAAGGAAAACGGTATGATGTGGGTGACAAATTGGGATATATCCAAGCCACGATTGAATTCGCCCTCAAACGAAAGGACTTGAAAGACGACGTGATGATGTATCTTCAGTCGTTGCGACATGACATAGCCGGTTGA
- a CDS encoding NADP-dependent oxidoreductase, translating into MATETNQQILLVKRPKGMPEEEHFQLVERPIPQPGEEEVLVRTLYLSVDPYMRGRMSDRKSYVPPYPLNEVVTGGVMGEVVQSRAADLKEGDIVLAHYGWQKYAAVKSNQVRKLNPDLAPITTALGVLGMPGLTAYFGMLEIGKPQPGETVVVSGAAGAVGMVASQIAKIKGCRVVGIAGSDEKIRYLLDELGLDAAINYRTTPNLKKALAEACPNGVDIYFDNVGGEISDAVISLLNHRARIPLCGQISLYNLEKADIGPRIQPQLLITSALMKGFIVTDYADRFEEGTRQLAQWLKTGQLKYTEHIVEGFENTVKAFLGLFTGENLGKQLVKVAERTQ; encoded by the coding sequence ATGGCCACGGAAACCAATCAGCAAATTCTGTTGGTGAAAAGACCCAAGGGAATGCCGGAGGAGGAACATTTTCAGCTGGTTGAAAGACCCATTCCTCAACCGGGAGAGGAAGAGGTTCTCGTTCGTACCTTATACTTGTCCGTCGATCCCTATATGCGGGGCAGAATGAGTGACCGAAAATCATATGTGCCGCCTTATCCGCTCAACGAAGTCGTCACCGGCGGAGTCATGGGTGAAGTGGTGCAGTCGAGAGCAGCGGATCTGAAAGAAGGCGATATCGTGCTCGCTCACTACGGTTGGCAGAAATATGCCGCCGTCAAGAGCAATCAGGTGAGAAAGTTGAATCCGGATCTCGCTCCGATCACCACCGCTCTCGGCGTATTGGGAATGCCAGGCCTCACCGCCTATTTCGGAATGCTGGAGATCGGCAAACCGCAACCCGGAGAGACCGTCGTCGTTTCCGGTGCCGCCGGGGCAGTGGGCATGGTTGCCTCCCAAATCGCCAAGATCAAAGGTTGTCGGGTCGTGGGCATCGCCGGTTCCGACGAAAAGATTCGATATCTGTTGGATGAACTGGGTTTGGATGCAGCGATCAACTATCGAACCACACCGAATTTAAAAAAGGCGTTGGCCGAAGCATGTCCAAACGGTGTCGATATTTATTTTGACAATGTGGGTGGCGAAATTTCGGATGCTGTCATTTCGCTTCTCAATCACCGCGCCCGCATTCCCTTGTGCGGACAAATCTCTCTGTACAATCTGGAAAAGGCGGACATCGGCCCGCGCATTCAGCCTCAACTGCTGATTACCAGCGCATTGATGAAAGGGTTTATCGTGACGGACTATGCGGATCGCTTCGAAGAAGGAACCCGGCAGTTGGCACAGTGGCTGAAGACCGGGCAACTGAAATACACGGAACATATCGTGGAAGGTTTCGAAAATACCGTAAAAGCGTTCTTGGGGCTGTTCACCGGAGAAAACCTGGGCAAACAGCTGGTGAAAGTGGCCGAACGCACGCAGTAA
- the glcT gene encoding glucose PTS transporter transcription antiterminator GlcT produces MKDAFVIKKTLNNNVVIATHPSYDEVVLIGKGIGFRKKTGDVIEREAVEKCFTLIDKKEQEQYKQLVSRVDERLIELMNDAVRLIQERFQTPLSEHIHVALTDHVGFALKRLEQGLEFNNPFLIETQALYEKEFQVAEEIVEMISKRLGVELPVSETGFIALHIHSAVTRRHLAEIRQYSRLIMKLIDIVESSLKVRIDRKSLDYLRMITHLRYAIERTVRGEDVSIPEGFEELLQKQYPVCYNLAWKLAKVMERSLNRPVHPAEISYLTLHLQRLSHKN; encoded by the coding sequence GTGAAGGACGCATTTGTCATCAAAAAAACCTTGAACAACAACGTGGTCATCGCAACACATCCTTCGTACGACGAAGTGGTGTTGATCGGGAAAGGGATCGGGTTCCGCAAAAAGACGGGGGACGTGATTGAGCGGGAAGCCGTGGAAAAATGCTTTACCTTGATCGACAAAAAGGAACAGGAACAGTACAAACAGTTGGTTTCCCGAGTGGACGAGCGTCTGATCGAATTGATGAACGATGCCGTCCGGTTGATCCAGGAGCGTTTTCAAACGCCGCTTTCCGAACACATCCACGTCGCGCTCACCGATCATGTCGGTTTTGCGTTGAAGCGGTTGGAGCAGGGTTTGGAGTTTAACAATCCCTTTCTCATCGAAACCCAAGCGTTGTATGAAAAGGAATTTCAGGTGGCCGAGGAAATCGTGGAGATGATCAGTAAGCGCTTGGGTGTGGAATTGCCTGTAAGTGAAACCGGTTTTATCGCACTTCACATCCACAGTGCAGTGACACGGCGCCACTTGGCGGAAATCCGGCAGTACTCGCGCTTGATCATGAAGTTGATCGACATTGTGGAATCCTCCCTCAAAGTCCGCATCGATCGAAAAAGTTTGGATTACTTGCGCATGATCACCCATTTGCGTTATGCCATCGAACGGACGGTGCGCGGAGAGGATGTCAGCATTCCCGAAGGCTTTGAAGAACTGTTGCAAAAGCAATATCCGGTGTGCTATAATTTGGCTTGGAAGTTGGCCAAGGTGATGGAACGTTCACTGAATCGTCCCGTTCACCCGGCTGAAATCAGCTATTTGACGTTGCATCTGCAGAGATTGTCGCACAAAAACTGA
- the ptsG gene encoding glucose-specific PTS transporter subunit IIBC — translation MFKQAFGKLQRVGRALMLPVAILPAAGLLLGLGNENVLNIPIMEHAGGIIFDNLALLFAVGVAIGLANSEGTAGLAAVIGYLIMNVTMGEMAKAFGGKSVETVKVLGIDTLQTGVFGGIIIGVLAAYLYNRFHDIELPPFLGFFGGKRFVPIVTAVSSFLLGVAFFYIWPPIQHGIDVVSHIVTTQNTAVSAFIFGVIERSLIPFGLHHIFYAPFWFEFGSFKTAAGQIVHGDVQRFFAGDPTAGTFMSGKFPFMMFGLPAAALAIYHEARPEKKKVVGGIMLSAALTSFLTGITEPIEFSFLFVAPALYVIHCVFAGISFMLMDILGVKAGMTFSGGFIDYLLYWNLDTKPWLIIPVGLVFAVIYYFGFRFAIRKWNLKTPGREDEDEAEEGSNASATGSAELAQGVLESLGDKENITHLDACITRLRVSVADPQKVDQNRLKKLGASGVLVMGNHLQVIFGPRSELIKEQMKQIMAGKKPSEIKVEEEISEGEKQTTATVENVSIVAPMTGKLMPITEVPDQVFSQKMMGDGFAIEPTEGVVVSPVEGEIVNVFPTKHAIGIRSVDGREILIHVGIDTVNLQGKGFETFISEGDKVKPGQKLLEVDLDYIKENATSIITPIVFTNLQEGQTVNLNKTEVQYGEKDIVTVK, via the coding sequence ATGTTCAAGCAGGCGTTTGGGAAACTGCAACGTGTCGGTCGAGCGCTGATGCTTCCCGTCGCAATTTTGCCCGCGGCCGGGTTGCTGTTGGGGCTCGGAAACGAAAACGTGTTGAACATCCCGATCATGGAGCATGCAGGCGGCATCATCTTTGACAACCTGGCGCTGCTGTTCGCGGTCGGGGTAGCCATTGGTCTGGCCAACAGTGAAGGAACCGCCGGTTTGGCTGCCGTGATCGGTTACCTCATCATGAACGTCACCATGGGGGAAATGGCCAAGGCATTCGGCGGCAAAAGCGTGGAAACGGTGAAGGTATTGGGGATCGACACCCTGCAAACGGGGGTATTCGGCGGGATTATCATCGGTGTATTGGCCGCATATTTATATAACCGCTTTCACGATATCGAACTGCCGCCGTTCCTCGGATTTTTCGGCGGAAAGCGGTTTGTGCCGATTGTGACGGCCGTCTCGTCGTTCCTGCTGGGCGTGGCCTTCTTCTACATCTGGCCGCCGATCCAGCACGGGATCGATGTGGTGTCTCACATCGTCACCACGCAAAATACGGCCGTGTCCGCTTTCATCTTCGGTGTGATCGAACGCTCGCTGATTCCGTTCGGTCTGCATCATATTTTCTACGCTCCGTTCTGGTTTGAATTCGGCAGCTTCAAAACCGCAGCCGGTCAAATCGTTCATGGAGACGTGCAGCGTTTCTTTGCGGGTGACCCGACAGCGGGAACGTTTATGAGCGGGAAATTCCCGTTCATGATGTTCGGTCTGCCGGCCGCTGCGTTGGCGATCTATCATGAAGCGCGGCCGGAGAAGAAAAAAGTGGTCGGCGGGATCATGCTGTCTGCCGCACTGACCTCGTTCCTGACGGGGATCACGGAGCCGATCGAGTTCTCGTTCCTGTTCGTGGCACCGGCTCTGTATGTGATTCACTGTGTGTTCGCCGGGATTTCCTTTATGCTGATGGACATTCTCGGCGTGAAGGCCGGAATGACGTTCTCCGGTGGATTTATCGACTACCTGCTGTACTGGAACCTGGATACCAAACCGTGGCTGATCATCCCGGTCGGATTGGTGTTCGCGGTCATCTACTACTTCGGGTTCCGCTTTGCCATCCGCAAATGGAACCTCAAAACGCCGGGACGTGAAGATGAGGATGAAGCCGAAGAAGGAAGCAATGCCTCGGCAACGGGTAGCGCCGAATTGGCCCAAGGCGTGCTGGAGTCGCTGGGTGACAAGGAGAACATCACTCACCTGGATGCTTGCATCACCCGGCTGCGTGTCTCCGTGGCTGATCCGCAGAAAGTGGATCAAAATCGGCTGAAAAAACTGGGTGCCTCCGGTGTGTTGGTGATGGGGAACCATTTGCAGGTGATCTTTGGTCCCCGTTCTGAGTTGATCAAGGAACAGATGAAGCAAATCATGGCCGGCAAAAAACCTTCGGAAATCAAAGTGGAAGAAGAGATTTCCGAAGGTGAGAAACAAACGACCGCGACGGTGGAAAATGTGTCGATCGTCGCTCCGATGACCGGTAAGCTGATGCCGATCACCGAAGTGCCGGATCAGGTATTTTCCCAAAAAATGATGGGCGACGGTTTTGCGATCGAACCGACGGAAGGTGTCGTGGTATCCCCGGTTGAAGGGGAAATCGTCAACGTCTTCCCGACCAAGCACGCCATCGGTATCCGTTCCGTGGATGGTCGTGAAATCCTCATCCACGTCGGTATCGATACCGTCAACCTGCAAGGGAAAGGCTTTGAAACCTTTATCTCCGAAGGTGACAAAGTGAAACCGGGACAAAAACTGTTGGAAGTGGATCTGGACTATATCAAGGAAAACGCCACTTCCATCATCACCCCGATCGTGTTCACCAACTTGCAGGAAGGGCAAACGGTCAACCTGAACAAAACCGAAGTTCAATACGGTGAAAAAGATATCGTAACGGTGAAGTAA
- a CDS encoding MerR family transcriptional regulator, translating into MGDLTIGQIARKAKVNTSTIRYYESIGLLPKPKRVNGQRRYSGEILNRIRFIKICQQAGFRVREIYSLLEGFEEVSPSERWRTMAAIKCAELKEKKKQIDTMICILEKGLKCHCLTWADCLIYAEPDRTGEE; encoded by the coding sequence ATGGGAGATCTTACGATTGGACAGATAGCAAGAAAAGCGAAAGTGAATACTTCTACCATTCGCTATTATGAATCAATTGGATTGCTTCCAAAGCCAAAAAGGGTGAATGGTCAGCGACGTTATTCTGGTGAAATCTTAAATCGGATTCGGTTTATTAAGATCTGTCAACAAGCTGGATTTCGTGTTCGGGAAATCTACTCTTTATTAGAGGGATTTGAAGAGGTCTCTCCTTCTGAGCGATGGCGTACCATGGCAGCGATCAAATGTGCAGAACTGAAGGAGAAAAAGAAACAAATCGATACAATGATTTGCATATTGGAAAAAGGATTAAAATGTCACTGTCTTACTTGGGCTGACTGTTTGATTTATGCAGAACCAGATAGAACAGGTGAGGAATAA
- a CDS encoding PH domain-containing protein, which yields MGLFGGGDNDRGHMKQVAEFLFEGEEVLQTYGLLLDFVALTNKRILFVDKTAVSRRTAVISIPYSKVEAISIEKGKLWSLANRVEIQTKGRTYELEFLKGADVMGFYRTLARMIC from the coding sequence GTGGGACTTTTCGGCGGAGGAGACAATGATCGCGGACATATGAAGCAGGTGGCGGAGTTTCTGTTCGAAGGGGAAGAAGTATTGCAGACTTATGGCTTGTTGCTGGATTTTGTCGCGTTGACGAACAAGCGCATTTTGTTTGTCGATAAAACGGCGGTGAGTCGAAGAACAGCCGTCATCTCCATCCCTTACTCCAAAGTGGAGGCGATCTCGATCGAAAAAGGGAAGCTCTGGTCGCTGGCCAACCGGGTCGAGATTCAGACGAAGGGACGGACATACGAGTTGGAGTTTCTCAAAGGAGCGGATGTGATGGGGTTCTACCGGACGCTGGCTCGGATGATCTGTTAG
- a CDS encoding DUF2621 family protein — protein sequence MPVWMTWAVIIWVMIMIGFLSIGGYFMFRKFLKGMPKEDGKSILEWQAYYIEKTRHMWSDEQKELLEDLVRPVPKLFRDTARQTIAGKIGELALKENADRITEDLIIRGYIQATPKRDHKWLIQTLKEKKIDLTPYQEYF from the coding sequence ATGCCGGTTTGGATGACATGGGCCGTTATTATTTGGGTCATGATCATGATCGGATTTCTCTCGATCGGCGGTTATTTCATGTTCCGCAAGTTTCTCAAGGGGATGCCCAAGGAAGACGGCAAGTCGATCTTGGAATGGCAAGCTTATTATATCGAAAAAACGCGGCACATGTGGTCGGATGAACAAAAAGAACTGCTGGAGGACTTGGTACGTCCGGTCCCCAAGTTGTTCCGGGATACCGCCCGGCAGACGATTGCGGGGAAAATCGGCGAGCTGGCGCTGAAGGAAAACGCCGACCGCATCACTGAAGACCTGATCATCCGCGGATACATCCAGGCGACGCCGAAGCGGGATCACAAATGGCTGATTCAAACGTTGAAAGAAAAGAAGATCGACCTCACCCCTTACCAGGAATACTTTTAA